The Myxococcus fulvus sequence GACGGGGACGTCGTTCGACACCACGTTGCAGGTGCCCGTGGCCGCGAAGGTCCCCTCCGGGAGGACGAAGCGCATGTGGGCCGGCACCTGGTTCCCTGGCGCCAGCGGCGTGCCCGGCGTGATTCGCAGACAGGCAGTGGCCGTGCCCACGCTCTTCTGTCCCAGGTCCACCCACTTGCCATCCTGCTCGCGAGCGCGCGGGACGTAGATGCCCGCGCCCAGCTTCACCGTCGCCTCGAAGGGCGCCGCCGCGCAGGCCGCCGCATCCGCGGGCTTCGTCGCATCCTCCTGCGTGCGGAACTGGAAGACCTCCGACTCCGCCCGCGCCTCGAACGCACCCGCGAACATCAACGCCACCACCGCGCCTTGCCACCGCGCCATCGGCACCTCCGTCGAGAGTCCACCCTCCCGGCGCGCCCGGTCCCTCCCTCCGGGGCGCGCCAGGACGGCTACTGCCAGGACAGCGTGTACTCGGCGTCGAGCGGCCCGGTCTTCTTGCCGCTCACCCGCACCTGCTTGCCACCGACGGCCTCGATGACCGCCTGGAGCACACCCTCGTGATAGGCCGGCGTCATGAAGTCGCGCTTCATGGAGAAGACACCGCTGGTGTCTCCCGTCCACGTCACGCCACGCTCACCGTAGCTCACCGCCGCCTTGTAGCCCGAGTGCAGGTTGCCCAACATCCGCTTCGGGCTGTTCGACGCCAGCAGGAGCAACGTCTTGCCCGCCGCGGAGGACAGGAAGTCCGTCGTCGCCTGCACGCCCATCCGCCGCAGCGCCGCGTCGAAGCCCCCCAGCTTGGGCCCCATCACCTGCGCCGCCGTGAAGGCCAGCCTCAGGTACGCCTCCACCGGGTAGTTGAAGAAATCGACGTACTTCTTTTCTCCCGCAACGGCGAGGCAACGCTGCACCGCGGCCTCGCCATCGAGCACCCTGACCGCGCCAAGTACGCCATTGAAAAACAGTCCTCGCGCGGTGTCGTCGCGCGTCGCCAACGAGACGCGCTCCTCCAGCTCTCGTGCGAGTTGAGGTTCGAGCACGTCCAACTTCTGAGCCATGTCTGCCATCAAACGGTGTCTCCATGAGGGGAAGGAGGCACCCGAAGTCTACAACCGGATGAGCTGCGCGCCGTAGTGGATGTTCGCGCCAACGGCCGCCACCAACACTATGTCTCCTCCTCCGAGGCGAACCCGCCCGCACGCCAGGTCCTCGGCCAACAGGATGAGCATCCCCGCGGCCGACGTATTGCCATACAAGTCGACATTGCAGGCCACCGCCTCCGCGGGTAGCCCCGCGCGCGACACGAACGCGTCCATCACCCGCTTGTTCGGTTGATGAAAGTAGTACCGCTTCACCTCACCCTTCAGGTCGGGTCGGGGACTCAACACCGCGTCCAGGCACTTCTGCATGTACTCCGGATAGCTGCGCGCCACGCGGAAGCCATCCACCACGAAGGCCATGTCCGCCGGACGCGAGCGCCCCGGCTGGTAGGGCAGCTTCAGCGTCCCACCGCCCTTGCGGATGACCAGGTCCCCATGCGCGTTGCCGGAGAACGAGGCCAGGATGCCCGCACCTCCCGGCGCGTCCTCCTTCGTCTGCAGCACCACCGCGCCCGCCCCGTCCCCGAACACGTACATGGACAGATAGCCCTGCAGCGTCTTCGCCCGTCCGGGGCCCGGTGGCAGCTCGTCCTGGTACACTTCCCGGTTCACCAGCGGCGAGGTGAAGGCCGACGCCACCACCGCCACCGTGCGGAAGCGGCCCCCGTCCATCATCTTCTTCACCAGGTCCATCACGTACGTCGTGCCGCCGCAGCCATCGTCCACCAGCAGCGCGAACGCGTCCTCGCGCAGCCCCAGCCGCTGGTGCACCGCCATGGCGTCGTGGTTGAAGTGCGGCGCGTCCGGCGTGCACGTCACCACGAAGAGCGCGTCGAGCTCCCTCGCGTCCACGCCCGAGCTCTCCAGCGCCTTGCGCAGCGCCACCTCACACATGTCCGTGTTCGTCGCGGGGTAGAAGTGGCCGTCGTCCTCCGGCGGAGGCACCGCGCGCCCCGTCGCCTCGTCGAAGTCCCACAAGAACCGCCGCTCACGGATGCCCAGCTTCTCCTCGATGCGCTCCGCAGGCCACCCGGGGATGGCCTTCGCGATGCGCGCGTTGCTCACCCGACGCGATGGAACAAATGCTCCGGCACCGACGACACAGACATTGGGTGTCATTTCATGGCCTCGTTTTTTCACAGCCACGCCGGATGGGAGGGATTCCCTGGCCCGTTGCATCGAGCAGGATTCACGCCAGATACGAAGCCCTTGAAATGACGGCCTGCCAACCCGGAAGCCGCTTCACTCTTGAAGACCCGCACGGCGCTCCGCTCTCTCAACCCACTGGATTCACAGAGAGGACCGTGACGCTTCAGAAATGAAGCATCTTGCTGCGGAAATGAAGCAGCCTCGCCGACACATTGACTTCGAGTGCGGAGGCACTCCACCCGACGCGGCATCTCCAGAGCGCGACAACGCCGGGGTTGCGAGTGATTGCGCACTCTGAGTGCCGAGACATCTTGGACCCATGGCACAGGACACGCCAGGGCCTCCTGGGGTTCCCGGCCCTCGCTCGGGGATTTCCCGGATACTTCCCGGGGCGCGTGGGAGCGTGCCAGTGTGCGCCTCCGAAAGGCGTCGCGGGACCGCGCACTCCCGGAGCCGGGGGCCCGGTCGACGAATGGGTCGTGCCCTCGCTCGAGTCCTTCCCCCGCCGCTGGCAGCCCGTCCTCCGGCTGGTGCTCTTCACGGCCGCGTATGCGCTGGGGGCACGGCTGGGCTCGGTGCTGGCGTTTCCTCCCGAGCACGTCTCCGCCATGTGGCCGCCCAGCGGCGTGGCGCTCGCGGGGCTGCTGCTCACCCGGCACCGCGAGTGGCCCGCGCTCGTGCTGGCCGCCATCCTGGTCGAGCCCTTCGCCGTGGGCGCCTCACACGGGCCCGTCACCTCCACCGGCTTCGTCATCGCCGCGGGCAACCTGCTGGAGGCCATGGTGGGGGCGCTGCTGCTGCGCCGGGTGGTCCGCTTCCACCCCTCGATGGACCGCGTGCGCGACGTGCTGGGACTGGTGGGGCTGGGCGCCCTGGGCGCCACCCTGCTCAGCGCGAGCCTGGGCATGAGCATGCTGCTGTCCGAGCAGCGCCTGGCCCCCGCGGACTTCTGGCCCGCGTGGCGCGTGTTCTGGGTGGGCAACGCCATGGGCGTGCTGCTCGTCGCGCCCCTGTTGCTCACCTGGACGGCGCGGGGGACCAGCGGGTGGAACCGGCAGCGACGACTGGAGCTGATGGCGCTCCTGCTGCTGCTCGGCGTGGCCACCCACTGGGTGTTCCGCATGCCACCGTCGGCCGCGCCTCCCGCCACCTTCCATCCTGTGACGTACCTGACGTTCCCGTTCCTGCTGTGGGCGGCCCTCCGCTTCGAGGCCCGGGGCATCACCATGGCCGCCGCGGTGATGTCCTCGCTGTCCCTGCTGCACACAGCCCTGGGCAACGGGCCGTTCGCCCAGTTCGCGTGGCACAACGACAGCCTCACCTTCCTCCAGTCCTTCCTCGCCGTGGCCAGCGTGTCCGGGCTGCTGCTCGCCAGCGCCCTCAGCGAGCGACGCCGCGCCCAGGAGGAGGTCAGCCACCTCAACCAGGAGCTGCGTCAGTCACTGCAGACGCTCGCCGCCACCCAGGCCACCCTGGTGCAACGCGAGCGCATGGCCGCGCTCGGCGAGCTGAGCGCCACCGTGGCCCACGAGGTCCGCAATCCGCTGGGCGCCATCTCCAACGCGCTCGCCGCCATCCGACGCCTGACACCCCAGATGGCCACCGGCCCCACCGGCTCCCTGATGGACATCATGGACGAGGAGGTCGAGCGACTGGCCCTGCTCGTCAATGACCTGCTCGACTTCACCCGTCCCGTCGAGCCCCGGCTGCGCAGCCAGTCGCTCGGCCCCGTGGTGGAGGGCGCGCTCGTGGCGTCACTGCGCTCGGGGGGCTCGGGCATCAACGTGTCACGCGACCTGGACGAGACGCTGCCGCCCATCGCGCTCGACGCACACCTGCTCCACGTGGCGCTCACCAACCTGTTCACCAACGCCGTGCAGGCCATGCCCGCCGGTGGCAGCTTGGTCACCCGCATCGAGACGGATGTGCGCTCGGGCACGCCTCACGCCCGGCTCACCATCTCCGACACCGGGCATGGGATGACGGACGAGCTGCAGCAGCGCATCTTCGAGCCGTTCTTCACCACGCGCGCCAGTGGCACCGGGCTGGGGCTCGCCATCGTCCGACGCATCGTCGACGGACACCACGGCGAGGTCATCGTCCACAGCACCGTGGGCCAAGGCACCACCTTCACCGTGTGGTTGCCCTATGCGGGGGAGACTCGCGCCGTGGCTTGAGCGGGTGCTGCTCTCGGGGCGGGTGACCTCACGCCTCCTGGGTTGCTTCACACGGGCACCGCGTTCGACGGTGCCCGTGAGGACCGCTCGAAGCTCAGAACGGGATGTTGTCGTCGTCGTTGGGCGGCGGGACGTCGTCCTGGTAGCCACCACCACCGCGGCCACCAAAGCTGTCGCCACCACCGCGACCGCCGCCATAGCCGCCGCCCTCGTTGCCACCGCCGCCGCCCTGCTGACGCGCCATCTCCGCCTCGATGGCGGAGAGCAACTGGCGCTCCTTGTCGTGCCAGCGCGACTTGCTCGGGTCGTTCAGCGAACGACGCGCGCCATTCGCGTAGAACTCCAGGTCCTGCATGCTCGCTCCCGCGACGGGCGCGCCCTTGCTGCGGCCGTAGTTCGGGAACACCATTCCGTCCCCGCCACCGCCGCCACCACCCGCGCTCGGCGCCGACCGACGGGGGGCCGCGGAGGCCGCGTCCGGCGTCGAGCCGATGGACAACTCTCCCATCCGCAGCGTGAAGCCTTCCTCGCTCCTGAACGCCGTGCCCACGCGCACCTGCTCCACGCGACCATCGGGGCGACGCACCGCCACCGTGACTGGATAGCCTTGCTCACTCATGGCGCCCGAATCCCATCCCTCCCCCCAACCTGTCAACGACGGCGCGATCGCCTTGTCCGCCAGCCACATGCCCGCCTGGTGAACGCTCTCCCACCTCCGCGTCCCATGCACCTGCTCGCCGGCTGAACACCCCTCCGCGCGCACCTCGGACCCCATGCTCGGACCGGAGGCCGCCGTCGCTCCGGAGGACCTCGGCCTCACGCCGGCGGCCATCACGCGCGCGCGCTCAGGCTCCTTGGAGACAGGCTCGGAGATGAGCCGGGTTCGCTCCGACGTGGGGCCGCCGCGGCGAGGGCGCGCCTTTTCCTCCCGGGATTCAGGGCACCGGGCTCGGGCTCATCGCCCTCGGCACCGCTGGCACGCTCGGGACACACGACTGGCATGACGGCTCATCCGAAGAGCCGCTCGATGCCGTGAAACAGGGCTCCCCTCTCGAGGAGCCCGGTCACCGGGAGTTTGTGCCGAAGCCGCGAGACATCCGCGGCGGGACTTCAGACCAGCGACGCCTGCGCGCCCCTGCCGCCCTTCTTGCGACCGCGCTTGCCCTTCGCCGGCTGGGCCTCACGCAGCGCCTTGCTCGCCGCACGGCCGCGCGGCAGCTTCACGTCCTGCACCGACTGCGGCTTCGCGTCATCCACCCACGCCGTGGGCCGACGGTCCGTGCGCATCAGGAGCCGCAGCTTCTGGTAGTGCGCCGAGCAGTAGCCCTTGGAACGGCTGGGGCGCTTGCACCCGATGATGGCGCACGAGCGCGAACCCTCCGCCACCCGGGCCCGCGTCGCCGCGCCCTTCGTCGCCACCAGCGGCAACTCCACCTGCGCCGCCGGCTTACGACCCGGCTTGCGGCCCCGCTTCGCCGCGGGCGCCGGCAACACCGACGACTGCCGCGCCGCCACCGGCCGCACACCGGCGACCGCACCCAGACGGCTCGTCAGCGGCGCCAACCGGAAGGTCACCGAGCGCAGCATGTCCAGGGCCTCGAGGCCCTCTTCCAACCGGCTCACCGCCTGCTGCAAGGGCACGAGCTGCGTCTGCAACTCGCGCCGGAACATCTCTCCAAGCTCATTCGCAATGGACATGTGACGGGAGGATATACGCCGTCCTGGGTTCCCGGCGGGAAATCCGCTGCACGGCACGCGCCAAGCGTCGCCTCCGAGCGGATTTCCGCCTCCGGCCCCTCCAGGAGGTCCTGCGCCGAGCGAAACCCTCCGACTCCAGGGCCTGGTGAAACGTCTCCCTGAAACAGTTTCAGCCCTGGGCGCAGGTCAACGGCTCGGGCCGCGGCGCCGCCGGGTCCACCTTGCGCACCGACGTCGGGAGCTCGAACAGCGAGGCCCCCGCCCTGGGGCAGCCCCCCGCCAACGACGCGAGCGCCCACACCAACAACACCGTCAGCACCACCGGGTGACCCACGACACGTGCCTCCTCAGGCTCGGATACCCACCCAGAACGCGG is a genomic window containing:
- a CDS encoding 3-oxoacyl-ACP synthase III family protein; its protein translation is MTPNVCVVGAGAFVPSRRVSNARIAKAIPGWPAERIEEKLGIRERRFLWDFDEATGRAVPPPEDDGHFYPATNTDMCEVALRKALESSGVDARELDALFVVTCTPDAPHFNHDAMAVHQRLGLREDAFALLVDDGCGGTTYVMDLVKKMMDGGRFRTVAVVASAFTSPLVNREVYQDELPPGPGRAKTLQGYLSMYVFGDGAGAVVLQTKEDAPGGAGILASFSGNAHGDLVIRKGGGTLKLPYQPGRSRPADMAFVVDGFRVARSYPEYMQKCLDAVLSPRPDLKGEVKRYYFHQPNKRVMDAFVSRAGLPAEAVACNVDLYGNTSAAGMLILLAEDLACGRVRLGGGDIVLVAAVGANIHYGAQLIRL
- a CDS encoding MASE1 domain-containing protein → MPSLESFPRRWQPVLRLVLFTAAYALGARLGSVLAFPPEHVSAMWPPSGVALAGLLLTRHREWPALVLAAILVEPFAVGASHGPVTSTGFVIAAGNLLEAMVGALLLRRVVRFHPSMDRVRDVLGLVGLGALGATLLSASLGMSMLLSEQRLAPADFWPAWRVFWVGNAMGVLLVAPLLLTWTARGTSGWNRQRRLELMALLLLLGVATHWVFRMPPSAAPPATFHPVTYLTFPFLLWAALRFEARGITMAAAVMSSLSLLHTALGNGPFAQFAWHNDSLTFLQSFLAVASVSGLLLASALSERRRAQEEVSHLNQELRQSLQTLAATQATLVQRERMAALGELSATVAHEVRNPLGAISNALAAIRRLTPQMATGPTGSLMDIMDEEVERLALLVNDLLDFTRPVEPRLRSQSLGPVVEGALVASLRSGGSGINVSRDLDETLPPIALDAHLLHVALTNLFTNAVQAMPAGGSLVTRIETDVRSGTPHARLTISDTGHGMTDELQQRIFEPFFTTRASGTGLGLAIVRRIVDGHHGEVIVHSTVGQGTTFTVWLPYAGETRAVA
- a CDS encoding vegetative protein produces the protein MFRRELQTQLVPLQQAVSRLEEGLEALDMLRSVTFRLAPLTSRLGAVAGVRPVAARQSSVLPAPAAKRGRKPGRKPAAQVELPLVATKGAATRARVAEGSRSCAIIGCKRPSRSKGYCSAHYQKLRLLMRTDRRPTAWVDDAKPQSVQDVKLPRGRAASKALREAQPAKGKRGRKKGGRGAQASLV
- a CDS encoding DUF2378 family protein yields the protein MADMAQKLDVLEPQLARELEERVSLATRDDTARGLFFNGVLGAVRVLDGEAAVQRCLAVAGEKKYVDFFNYPVEAYLRLAFTAAQVMGPKLGGFDAALRRMGVQATTDFLSSAAGKTLLLLASNSPKRMLGNLHSGYKAAVSYGERGVTWTGDTSGVFSMKRDFMTPAYHEGVLQAVIEAVGGKQVRVSGKKTGPLDAEYTLSWQ